GATTCGCCGGACTTTATTCTGCGGATACAGCGGCTTGAGCTGGGAGACCATCTGCGGGAGATTATTGCAGACACCTATGGCGAGATTGAGCAAAAAGACTTCGAACTGCACCTTCAGGTGCCCGAAGAAGAGGTCTACGCCCACTACGATCCTGAGCTGTTCGCCAGTGTGATTAATAACCTGATCGGCAATGCGCTGGCCTACAATCCGGAAGGGACGCGTATCCGGGTATCGGTAATTCCCGAGGAGACGGATATCCGGGTTGAGATCGCAGACAACGGGATCGGGATTCCCAAGGAGCTGTGGTCCACGATCTTTGATCCCTTTGTACGGGGCGACGAGGCGCGGACGACGGCCAGCGGAGGAACCGGACTGGGCTTATCCATTGCCAAGAAGAACGTGGAGAAGATGGAAGGCACCTTACTGCTGGAGAGCAGGGAGGGCGAGCCGACCGTTTTTGTGATCCGAATACCGAAATAAATAGTTTTCTGTTCCTTAGAGGAAATGATTTCCTCCCTGTCGAATCTATTGGATTGGCGAATAGCGGCAAATAGCCGGAGCGCCTAACTTACATGGGGGGAAGGAATTAGAACATCTATGAAAAAACTCGCATTATGGCTCACCACGCTGCTGCTCGTAGCCGGATTGGTCTATCCGGGGGGCACCGGAACGGCAGCGGCTGCCGCCGCTCCGGCGTATACGGAGATTGCTACTTTTATTGAAGGGCAATTAATCATCTCGCCAGCCAAATCTGTGCTTGTGAATGGCTCTGCCTATGTACCGGTGAAGCTGGCCGGGCAGATTCCGGGCTTCACTGTGACGGCGGATGCCGCCGGCATAACGCTCACAGGCAGCAAAGGCAGCGCCAAGCTGAACAAGGACAACTCTATTTTGTACAAAAGCTCCAATTACGTAGCCTTCAAAACACTGCTTAAGCTCGGAGCGATCGACGGTAAATATGCTTCCAGCGCCATCGCTTTGTTCGTCTGGAGCACAGAGGACGGCAAGAATAAGAGCAACAGTATGCTTTACGCGATCAGCAAGCTGCCGGGTACGATGGGTACTGCGCTGGGCAAAAAGGTCTATTTATACGGACACCCGGGAAGCCACTGGGTGAAGAGTGTACAGTACGTCGATGAGTACAACCAGAACTTTGTGATGCAAAATGAAGCCGGAACCGAGTGGATCCTGGATTTGAATGATTTTGTGGACAATACCATGTATTATAGTGAGAATATCGATTATCTGAAGTATTACTATAATGGACAAACGGTCTGGGTAAGAAATTCAGAGCTGAGCAATTCTCCGTTCAAGAACTTTGAGAAAGCAACCGTTGCCAACTTCCGCTCAAATCCTGTAAACGGGAATTTAGAAATGATCATCCGCCGGGCCAACGGGCAGGAGATTCCGGTGGAGATTGATCCAACTGCGGGTGATTATGGTGATTACGTCGAAGACATCTTATTTTTCAAGAATCCGCAAACCACCTTCAAAATCAGCGATAAGATGTGGAAGTCCATCCGTGAAGAGCGGGCGGTCAGCGGCATGACAATCACCGAGCTACTGCTCGCCTGGGGAGAGCCGGATGAGGTATACGACGGGTATGTAGTGTACGGACGCCAATACGTCTATTTCCTTAACGATAAGGTTTTCTCTATAGTTGATCTGTAAATTTCAGCGTCACCGGCCTTGCCTGAGGAATTCTTAGCGTTCCTTGGGCAGGCTCTTTTTTTCATGTATAATAAATGCACCGGAATCAGCTATTCTTGATACAACAGGAGGACACCATGCAGCTAATCGAACCACAGATGATCCAGACCCGAATCGACCAATTCGTCGGCGATGATCTATATATCCATCTTGAACTTACCAACGGAGCCTATGCCAGCCATTTCGACAGCTCCCGTGCTCCGGGCTCGGTGTTTATCAGCAATGCCGGGATCCGTTACACCCACGGCTCTATCTCTGGTGCCGGACCCTACCGGGTGGGCCTGAAGACAGAAAAGGGCTGGATTTACGCAGAAGGCCTGACGCATGTGGATGAGCAGGATACGGAGCGGCTGATTCTGGCCGGGCATGACAGTATGGGCAAGCTGATTGTAGCGTTGCAGCTTAGCCGGAGCCCTTTTTGATGAACATGGAGGAGAACGCAGCTATGAATAACAGAGCTATGGAGCATCAGACCATCCTGGTGGTGCTGCCCCATCCCGACGATGAAGCTTATTTCGTATCCGGGACACTCGCGGGGTATATTGCCAGGGGCTCCAAGGTAACTTACGCCTGCCTTACGCTCGGGGAGATGGGGCGCAATATGGGTGTTCCGCTGATCGCGAACCGTATTACCCTGCCGGAGATCCGCAAGAAGGAGCTGGCCGCATCCTGCAAGGCTATTGGGATTCAGGACCTGAGGATGCTCGGCTTCCATGATAAAATGATCGAATTCGAAGATCCGGCGCTGCTGGATCAGCGTATCGGATCGCTCATCACGGAGGTTGCGCCGTCGCTGGTGATTACGTTCTATCCCGGTTACAGTGTGCATCCGGACCATGACGCCACGGGCGCTGCGGTGATCCGCACGATTGCCCGGATGCCTGCTGCGGAGCGTCCCGCCATACATAGTGTCGCCTTCTCGAATGGCCATCAGCAGCGGATCGGGGCAGCCGATGTAGTCATGGATGTAACCCCGTATATCACGGTCAAAATCAACTCCATTCTGGCGCACCGCACCCAGTTCCAGGAGGAGAAAGTGCTAGGCGGCCTTAAGCCAACCGATCCGGCAATCTGCGGCAAGTACGGTACGGAACGCTTCTGGACCTACCGGTTCGATGAAATGACCGGACAGCCGGAGGAAGCAGCCTTGTGCTGCCAATAGATTGGAGGCTTGCAGATGACAGAGCAAAGAGTATACATCCGTTTCCCCGTGCTTGAGGATGCCGCAGAGCTGACGGAGATGTATGGGCGCAACCGGGCGTTTTTTGAAGAGCATTCGCCCGACATCAGCGAGGAATTCTATACCGAAGAGTATCAGCGCGGCAAAATTGCGCAATATGAAGAATACCGGGCAGCAGACGACCGCTACGATTTTCTGGTGATTCACAAAGCAGACCGCCGGATTATCGGCAGTGTCAGTCTGTCTTTTGTGGTACGGGGACCGCTGCAGAGCTGCATGATCGGGTACAGCCTGGACAAGGATTATAACGGTAAAGGCTATATGACGGAGGCTGTGAAGCAGGTCGTAGACTATGCCTTCCGGGAGCTGAAGTTCCACCGGATTACCGGGGAGGCTTCACCGGACAATCCCGGCTCCATCCGTGTGCTGGAGAACGCAGGGTTCCACAAGGAAGGCATTGCCCGGCTGAATGTGAAGATCCGCGGCGTGTGGAAGGACCACCAGATTCTCGCGATCATCAACCCGGCGGATATTAGTTAATGGAGTTAACGCACGGATTATGTGCTTAAATATTAAAATTGTGGAGGATCACCGATGAGCCAGCGTTTACGTATTACCCGTTCGATGCAGGAAGAGAATGCAGAGCAAGCCATTACCTTGGAGGAATGCAAGCAATATTTTGCCGGTAAGCCCGGCTTCAGATATTCCGAGGTCTTCACCGTAAAGGGACCGGAGAGCACAATGTCGATTGACGGAGATTTCTTCATGTGGAGCCACGAAGGCGCGGAGTACCCGTTCCGGCACTATATGGGCGATCTG
This region of Paenibacillus sp. FSL K6-1096 genomic DNA includes:
- a CDS encoding YojF family protein; the protein is MQLIEPQMIQTRIDQFVGDDLYIHLELTNGAYASHFDSSRAPGSVFISNAGIRYTHGSISGAGPYRVGLKTEKGWIYAEGLTHVDEQDTERLILAGHDSMGKLIVALQLSRSPF
- the bshB2 gene encoding bacillithiol biosynthesis deacetylase BshB2, encoding MEHQTILVVLPHPDDEAYFVSGTLAGYIARGSKVTYACLTLGEMGRNMGVPLIANRITLPEIRKKELAASCKAIGIQDLRMLGFHDKMIEFEDPALLDQRIGSLITEVAPSLVITFYPGYSVHPDHDATGAAVIRTIARMPAAERPAIHSVAFSNGHQQRIGAADVVMDVTPYITVKINSILAHRTQFQEEKVLGGLKPTDPAICGKYGTERFWTYRFDEMTGQPEEAALCCQ
- a CDS encoding GNAT family protein, encoding MTEQRVYIRFPVLEDAAELTEMYGRNRAFFEEHSPDISEEFYTEEYQRGKIAQYEEYRAADDRYDFLVIHKADRRIIGSVSLSFVVRGPLQSCMIGYSLDKDYNGKGYMTEAVKQVVDYAFRELKFHRITGEASPDNPGSIRVLENAGFHKEGIARLNVKIRGVWKDHQILAIINPADIS